In Candidatus Aegiribacteria sp., a single genomic region encodes these proteins:
- a CDS encoding radical SAM protein yields the protein MSYGSSFLHVYEVNGKKVYFHSLTLELYNSPEECPSPEQEQELLASYRRKAGENSGIIMGCMFLTTRCPRSCGYCFLQDVQQGDMTPAEIDAGLELIGSGPADLLLYGGEPFLRPDLVLHVIHRVRSSGVRINLSAATGGIPVDPSLARELASEGTFIIVSIDGPPDVNNSARPLIHGRNSFEKAEEAFHVFRNAGCRVGISVTVTEKNIETVREDFLWLMEYFQPDDMGLNPWLHPLKGGRTNPLQAADPGILETVVSCMELAIDRGMYIEQLARRVRPFVRRTPRLKDCASAGGRLVQIPGGIAGTCDCMTVCGDHGVNLKNTDDLKNLLTRFRDLSPVNFPACTTCPALALCGGGCRYDAYHASGVLNGSRTERCSFEREFLRWMIEKSVEHGRESLIPAGGFDAGAMPMPVGTMIGEEQSVDN from the coding sequence ATGAGCTACGGATCATCGTTTCTGCACGTCTACGAGGTGAATGGTAAAAAGGTTTACTTTCACTCCCTTACTCTTGAACTCTACAATTCGCCTGAGGAATGCCCGTCTCCGGAGCAGGAACAGGAACTGCTTGCTTCGTACCGCAGAAAAGCCGGTGAGAACAGCGGCATTATAATGGGCTGCATGTTCCTGACAACAAGGTGCCCCAGAAGCTGCGGGTACTGTTTTCTGCAGGATGTTCAGCAGGGGGATATGACACCCGCGGAGATAGATGCTGGACTTGAGCTGATCGGAAGCGGGCCGGCTGACCTTCTGTTATACGGGGGAGAACCGTTTCTGAGACCTGATCTTGTACTTCATGTAATCCACAGGGTGAGAAGCAGCGGCGTAAGGATAAACCTGTCCGCCGCTACAGGAGGTATCCCTGTAGATCCCTCTCTTGCCCGCGAACTGGCTTCCGAAGGTACTTTCATAATTGTATCCATTGATGGCCCTCCTGATGTAAACAACAGCGCAAGACCGCTGATTCATGGAAGAAATTCGTTTGAAAAAGCTGAAGAAGCTTTCCACGTGTTTAGGAATGCAGGATGCAGAGTGGGCATATCCGTCACAGTCACAGAAAAAAACATAGAAACGGTCAGGGAGGATTTCCTGTGGCTCATGGAGTACTTCCAACCGGATGACATGGGGCTGAATCCATGGCTGCACCCCCTGAAGGGCGGCAGGACAAATCCGCTGCAGGCCGCCGATCCGGGCATTCTCGAGACTGTTGTCTCCTGCATGGAATTAGCAATTGACCGGGGCATGTACATAGAACAGCTCGCGCGAAGAGTAAGACCCTTCGTCAGACGGACTCCAAGGCTCAAGGATTGTGCTTCAGCCGGAGGCAGGCTGGTACAGATTCCGGGAGGAATTGCAGGCACCTGTGACTGCATGACTGTCTGCGGCGATCACGGTGTGAACCTGAAAAATACCGATGATCTAAAAAATCTGCTTACCCGGTTCAGAGATCTGTCTCCTGTGAATTTTCCCGCCTGCACTACCTGTCCGGCCCTTGCCCTGTGCGGAGGGGGATGCAGATATGATGCATACCATGCCTCCGGAGTACTGAACGGGTCCAGAACCGAAAGGTGTTCCTTCGAGAGGGAATTCCTGAGATGGATGATAGAAAAGTCGGTCGAGCATGGCAGGGAATCACTCATTCCGGCAGGCGGTTTTGATGCCGGCGCCATGCCCATGCCAGTTGGAACCATGATAGGCGAAGAGCAGAGCGTGGACAATTGA
- a CDS encoding radical SAM protein, whose product MSRIALGVGLTSACTFSCRHCYSGGGKNPVEMDSDMLFRFLSACRVESINLGTGESFLYPGFHNILEELFRLNIPVALTTAGPTIEAMSDEEVKRLHDVDFSLDFPQRDLHDSWRVEGAYDMVWRGIERCRSLGVTASVAMCLMKQNASHMKQMCSLCRNLGVSLRVNVYKAIKGKEYEPDYDSFWQAIQTLFTEAEAVACSEPVVNAALAAGNGLKEFPVKGSPCGVSSLRLRPGGEIMPCVYWDYSPVTMENYLSGEMDLPSGCELPKPELCNDCDWFDVCRGGCSGRRLYTGKSEPDIYCFMKKGRSVPEFAQKPVLSGDDYIHASYLCTIIAEFGE is encoded by the coding sequence GAAATGGACAGCGATATGCTGTTTCGCTTCCTCTCTGCATGCAGAGTGGAATCCATCAATCTCGGTACCGGTGAATCCTTTCTTTATCCCGGGTTTCACAATATTCTAGAAGAATTATTCAGATTGAACATTCCGGTGGCTCTTACCACGGCTGGCCCCACTATTGAAGCCATGTCGGACGAGGAGGTTAAAAGACTCCACGATGTGGATTTCTCTCTGGACTTTCCGCAGAGGGATTTACACGATAGCTGGCGGGTTGAAGGCGCCTACGATATGGTGTGGAGAGGAATTGAGCGGTGCAGATCACTTGGTGTTACCGCTTCTGTTGCCATGTGCCTCATGAAGCAGAATGCCTCACATATGAAGCAGATGTGTTCCCTCTGCAGAAACCTGGGTGTGTCTCTCAGGGTGAATGTATACAAGGCCATAAAAGGGAAAGAATATGAACCTGATTACGATTCCTTCTGGCAGGCTATACAGACTCTTTTCACTGAGGCTGAGGCTGTTGCATGTTCCGAGCCGGTGGTAAATGCAGCGCTGGCGGCGGGCAACGGATTAAAGGAATTCCCTGTGAAGGGGAGCCCCTGCGGTGTGTCTTCTCTCCGGTTAAGACCGGGTGGAGAGATCATGCCATGTGTATACTGGGATTACAGTCCCGTAACCATGGAGAATTATCTGTCCGGGGAGATGGATCTTCCATCCGGCTGCGAACTTCCCAAACCGGAACTCTGTAATGATTGCGATTGGTTTGATGTATGCCGGGGAGGCTGTTCCGGGCGACGGCTATATACAGGGAAATCCGAACCGGATATCTACTGCTTCATGAAGAAGGGGCGTTCTGTACCGGAATTTGCTCAGAAACCCGTACTTTCTGGAGACGACTACATACACGCTTCGTATCTTTGCACCATAATAGCGGAATTCGGGGAATGA